One Alnus glutinosa chromosome 3, dhAlnGlut1.1, whole genome shotgun sequence genomic region harbors:
- the LOC133862606 gene encoding U-box domain-containing protein 33-like produces the protein MANRHESSEETIYVAVGKDAKECKSILLWALENSGGKRICILHVHQPAQYIPSFMGGKAPASSLKESIVREYHETERQKMHEIMDEYLLICRQKGAPAHKLIAETGCVEKEIVQLVSRNGIRKLVMGAAAEKHYGRKMMDLKSNKAKYVRQHAPVSCHIQFICKGHLIFTREITETGQSNYLRSSRSVAQLGFNRDTDIPIPEVTEELSSPKSSFFTPEESFDQWDLPRSSKLGGVDETLTPWNEGNENGLEFSTLSSASASASGYSRSSSSMDIASSLLPPIIPSLISSPTLMSTCSSSSSSSSGAHSVVVEGNLDDTLYEQLRQAMAEADKEALKRRKAERDMIEAIRWKEKEELEKVKNQRDQLMEELRISQERETSLKCQIAKLHMERDDALKEAQGLRRKQGEASGRHRLPDDQFSEFSLTEIEEATLWFDESLKIGEGGYGNIYKGLLRQTKVAIKVLKSHDSQGTSQFQMEVDVLSQLRHPNLVKLIGSCPEVFALIYEYLPNGSLEDRLSMRDNTPPLSWQTRIRIATELCSVLVYLHSIKPHSIVHGDLKPSNILLDANFVCKLSDFGISRMLLPDASSSSNTTTTLQSHRTVPKGSFAFIDPEFLETGVLTLKSDVYSFGIILLQLLTGRQPFWISNEVKNALDARNLKTLLDPSAGDWPIALAQNLAKLALRCCDKNRENRPDLGSDAWKVLEPMRASHGSPVFIPAGS, from the exons ATGGCAAACAGGCATGAGAGTTCAGAGGAGACGATATACGTTGCCGTTGGAAAAGACGCGAAAGAGTGCAAATCGATCCTGTTATGGGCGTTGGAGAACTCCGGAGGAAAGAGGATTTGCATACTTCACGTTCATCAGCCTGCGCAGTACATTCCATCATTTA TGGGTGGAAAAGCTCCAGCTAGCTCACTGAAGGAAAGTATTGTAAGGGAATACCATGAAACTGAGAGGCAAAAAATGCATGAGATCATGGATGAATATCTTCTCATCTGTCGCCAAAAGGGG GCACCGGCTCATAAGCTGATAGCAGAAACGGGCTGTGTTGAGAAGGAAATTGTACAACTCGTCTCTCGGAATGGGATCAGGAAGCTTGTCATGGGAGCAGCAGCAGAGAAGCACTATGGAAG AAAAATGATGGATCTCAAGTCTAATAAAGCTAAATATGTGCGCCAACATGCACCAGTCTCCTGTCACATACAATTTATCTGCAAGGGCCACCTCATCTTCACCAG GGAAATCACTGAAACTGGACAATCAAACTACTTGAGATCATCACGATCCGTTGCACAACTGGGGTTCAATAGGGACACAGATATTCCAATACCAGAAGTCACTGAAGAGCTTTCATCTCCAAAGAGCTCCTTCTTTACTCCAGAAGAGAGTTTTGATCAATGGGATTTACCGAGGAGTTCCAAGCTGGGAGGGGTTGATGAAACTCTGACTCCATGGAATGAGGGAAATGAGAATGGGTTAGAGTTTAGCACACTCTCTTCGGCTTCGGCTTCGGCTTCTGGTTATTCAAGAAGCTCTTCCAGTATGGACATCGCATCTTCTTTGCTGCCACCAATTATTCCGTCTTTGATTTCTAGTCCAACTCTCATGTCAAcatgctcttcttcttcttcttcttctagtgGAGCTCACAGTGTTGTTGTG GAAGGAAATCTAGATGATACTCTGTATGAGCAACTTAGGCAGGCAATGGCAGAGGCTGACAAAGAGGCACTCAAGCGTCGAAAAGCAGAAAGAGACATGATTGAGGCTATACGTTGG aaggagaaagaagaacttgaaaaggtgaaaaatcagagagatcaactcatgGAAGAACTCCGAATTTCTCAAGAGCGGGAAACATCACTAAAATGCCAAATTGCAAAGTTACATATGGAGCGGGATGATGCACTAAAAGAAGCTCAAGGCCTAAGAAGAAAACAAGGTGAGGCCTCAGGTAGACACAGATTACCTGATGATCAGTTCTCTGAGTTTTCGCTCACTGAGATTGAAGAAGCTACTCTATGGTTTGATGAATCCCTTAAAATTGGAGAAGGAGGATATGGGAACATTTATAAAGGCCTCCTTCGTCAAACTAAGGTTGCTATAAAGGTGCTAAAATCTCATGACTCACAAGGCACCTCACAATTCCAAATGGAG GTTGATGTACTGAGTCAGCTAAGGCATCCCAATCTTGTGAAACTCATAGGATCTTGCCCAGAAGTTTTCGCTCTCATCTACGAGTATCTTCCCAACGGAAGCCTTGAAGATAGATTGAGCATGAGGGACAACACTCCTCCATTATCATGGCAAACTCGAATACGCATCGCCACAGAGTTGTGCTCTGTTCTTGTGTATCTTCACTCCATTAAACCTCACAGTATAGTGCATGGTGATTTGAAACCCTCAAACATCCTCCTTGATGCCAACTTTGTTTGTAAACTAAGTGACTTTGGAATCAGTCGTATGTTATTGCCAGATGCAAGTTCAAGCAGCAACACAACGACGACACTGCAGTCTCATAGAACTGTCCCGAAGGGCAGTTTCGCTTTCATAGATCCTGAGTTCCTTGAAACAGGAGTGCTTACTTTGAAGTCTGACGTTTACTCGTTTGGAATCATATTACTACAATTGTTGACTGGGAGACAACCTTTCTGGATATCAAATGAAGTGAAAAATGCTCTGGATGCCAGAAATTTGAAAACTCTCTTGGATCCTTCGGCTGGAGATTGGCCAATTGCGCTTGCTCAAAACTTGGCTAAGTTGGCATTAAGGTGTTGTGACAAGAACCGAGAGAATCGGCCAGACCTTGGGTCAGATGCATGGAAGGTACTTGAACCAATGAGGGCTTCGCATGGATCCCCCGTCTTCATCCCAGCTGGGTCCTGA